A portion of the Planctomicrobium piriforme genome contains these proteins:
- a CDS encoding SGNH/GDSL hydrolase family protein: MISTLARSVLCFFAAVVLLALVLCAVEVGCRGWQLFANLRPGAVPFSESDLTIPSATSWTEVRPLVDVQHLTPSGEYRRIRTNEMGLRGASVTIPKPRGTFRILCVGGNSVFGQDLAEEETLPGYLQQYLSKHAGVDVEVINAGCPQSGPLSQLLRYRAQLSALQPDIVLLCLSVDDLAYDVEVRGALRLDAQRQPAYAAHPGSLKSGFNIAEGACREFLCVSWLSDWIGKAMGTGSARQPTVSLDGGYGRRELGSLVSFSQLVSINFSHLIVSTSPSAWGLEQTRAALQHQRPTFADDISRVLVDLHAADQVQVHDALPAFCRLSDPRSAFSSRRGCLTAPGNDLYAQSLARYLLESVPGLLKSETTSMPTVLPKPESMPTALDRMPVSDVPPRGPF; the protein is encoded by the coding sequence ATGATCAGTACGCTTGCGCGGAGTGTCCTCTGCTTTTTCGCAGCGGTGGTGCTGCTGGCGCTCGTGCTATGCGCGGTGGAAGTGGGCTGCCGGGGCTGGCAGTTGTTCGCGAATCTGCGGCCAGGTGCTGTGCCGTTCAGTGAAAGCGACCTGACGATTCCCAGTGCGACATCGTGGACGGAAGTGCGTCCGCTGGTCGATGTGCAGCATCTCACTCCGAGCGGCGAATACCGTCGCATCCGCACCAATGAGATGGGCCTTCGCGGCGCGTCGGTGACGATCCCGAAACCGCGAGGGACGTTTCGCATTTTGTGCGTCGGCGGCAACAGCGTCTTTGGACAGGATCTGGCGGAAGAAGAAACGCTGCCTGGCTACCTGCAGCAATACCTTTCAAAGCATGCCGGCGTGGATGTTGAGGTGATCAATGCCGGCTGCCCGCAGTCTGGTCCGCTGTCGCAACTGCTGCGGTACCGCGCTCAACTCTCGGCGCTGCAGCCGGACATTGTGCTGCTCTGTTTGAGCGTCGATGATCTGGCTTACGATGTGGAGGTGCGGGGGGCCTTACGGCTCGACGCCCAGCGACAACCGGCTTATGCGGCGCATCCTGGCTCTCTCAAATCGGGATTCAATATCGCGGAAGGGGCCTGTCGCGAATTCCTGTGCGTCTCATGGCTGAGCGACTGGATTGGGAAAGCGATGGGGACCGGTTCGGCCCGTCAGCCGACTGTCTCTCTCGACGGCGGCTACGGTCGCCGTGAACTCGGATCGCTGGTGTCGTTTTCCCAATTGGTCTCGATCAACTTCAGCCATCTGATTGTTTCGACTTCGCCGAGTGCGTGGGGACTCGAACAAACCCGTGCAGCGCTCCAGCACCAGCGACCGACGTTTGCAGATGACATCAGTCGTGTCCTGGTCGACCTGCATGCCGCCGATCAGGTGCAGGTGCACGACGCTTTGCCCGCCTTCTGCCGTTTGAGTGATCCGCGGAGTGCATTCTCTTCTCGTCGCGGCTGCCTGACGGCGCCCGGAAATGATCTCTATGCACAATCGCTCGCGCGGTATCTGCTGGAGTCGGTGCCAGGGCTATTGAAGAGCGAGACGACTTCAATGCCGACCGTCCTGCCAAAACCGGAATCCATGCCCACGGCTCTTGATCGCATGCCGGTGAGTGATGTCCCGCCGAGAGGACCGTTTTAA
- a CDS encoding NUDIX hydrolase: MAEEIFDVCDEQDQVIGQAPRSEVHARDLLHRAVHIWIWNSRGELLIHRRSEWKDQYPKHFTSSSSGHVDAGESYETAAHRELFEELQLKGTLEYMTKLPGGAETAFEHTVLYFLKTDATPTPDPAEIAELHYLTPSVVHSMVKSQPGEFTPPFLALFRWWAAHSGLK; encoded by the coding sequence ATGGCAGAAGAAATTTTCGATGTCTGCGATGAGCAGGATCAGGTCATTGGTCAGGCTCCACGATCAGAAGTTCATGCACGGGATCTGCTGCATCGGGCGGTCCATATCTGGATCTGGAACAGTCGCGGCGAGTTGCTGATTCATCGTCGATCCGAATGGAAAGACCAGTACCCGAAGCATTTCACGTCGTCGTCGTCCGGGCATGTGGATGCCGGAGAGAGTTACGAGACGGCGGCTCATCGGGAACTGTTCGAAGAACTGCAGTTGAAAGGGACGCTCGAATACATGACGAAGCTGCCCGGCGGCGCCGAGACAGCATTCGAGCATACCGTGCTGTATTTCCTGAAGACGGACGCGACGCCGACGCCGGACCCGGCCGAGATTGCCGAGCTGCACTATCTTACCCCGTCGGTGGTACATTCGATGGTGAAGTCGCAACCGGGGGAATTCACCCCGCCGTTTCTCGCCCTGTTTCGCTGGTGGGCTGCCCATTCCGGGCTGAAGTGA
- a CDS encoding transcriptional regulator → MQNAIRFPDTSSDELPRELVELGKRIANLPEQYFQQLEQPYTQVVDCVRRRRRILNLVQEALSQLRLDVKYLMFDLEVTREERDSLRAQLDEMEPGDFGSAS, encoded by the coding sequence ATGCAAAACGCCATTCGATTCCCTGATACCTCGTCAGACGAACTGCCTCGCGAACTTGTGGAGTTGGGCAAACGGATCGCCAACCTGCCCGAACAGTACTTTCAGCAGCTCGAACAGCCGTACACGCAAGTGGTCGACTGCGTCCGCCGCCGTCGGCGAATTCTGAACCTCGTTCAGGAAGCTCTTTCGCAATTGCGACTGGACGTCAAGTACCTGATGTTCGATCTCGAAGTCACCCGCGAAGAACGCGACTCTCTGCGGGCACAGCTCGATGAAATGGAACCAGGCGACTTTGGTTCAGCCTCGTAG
- a CDS encoding DUF1573 domain-containing protein: MTLEPFMDEQRKTLRNRLAAASLVLAGLCPLLFACAATPRIPLGRSLDGSKPLPPLAFRQYAVNLREIPATGRIAVPFSFWNRSNQPIEILKLDPSCGCLAPKLLGDRKSYIPGSQGMFEVHVETARETPGPQLYTVDVNYTDGQTTHTDQLTFRLTVPERNVIVTPPELYFYQLSEKPLTSEIRVTDHRGKNLNVVEAISMTPYVSLEIKPKEQSADSSSTPITVSVAGRVPAGSQTSYVTIRTDDPDFPVIKVPVFLQGKPNAIQLTSGTAVESTNAEQRNPTPTAAEKGP; the protein is encoded by the coding sequence ATGACATTGGAACCGTTCATGGATGAGCAGCGAAAAACCCTGAGAAATCGGCTGGCCGCCGCAAGCCTGGTGCTGGCCGGACTTTGTCCGCTGCTGTTCGCCTGCGCAGCGACGCCGCGGATTCCGCTCGGACGCTCACTCGATGGTTCCAAACCATTGCCGCCGCTGGCATTTCGGCAATATGCCGTGAATCTGCGCGAGATCCCCGCGACGGGCCGCATTGCGGTGCCGTTCTCATTTTGGAACCGCAGCAATCAGCCCATCGAGATCCTCAAGCTGGATCCCAGTTGCGGTTGCCTCGCTCCGAAATTGCTCGGAGACCGAAAAAGTTATATTCCCGGCTCGCAGGGGATGTTCGAAGTGCATGTGGAAACGGCACGCGAAACTCCTGGCCCGCAGCTCTACACGGTGGACGTGAATTACACCGACGGTCAAACGACGCACACCGATCAGTTGACGTTTCGACTGACGGTGCCGGAGCGAAATGTGATCGTGACCCCGCCGGAACTCTATTTCTATCAATTGTCCGAGAAGCCGCTCACTTCCGAGATTCGGGTGACCGACCATCGCGGCAAGAACCTGAACGTCGTCGAAGCGATCAGCATGACGCCGTATGTCTCGCTGGAGATCAAACCGAAAGAGCAGTCGGCTGATTCGTCGTCGACGCCGATTACGGTGTCGGTCGCAGGTCGGGTGCCGGCGGGCTCGCAGACCAGCTATGTGACGATCCGTACTGACGATCCCGATTTTCCGGTCATCAAGGTGCCGGTCTTCCTGCAGGGAAAACCGAATGCCATCCAGCTCACCTCGGGCACGGCAGTGGAATCGACAAACGCCGAGCAACGCAATCCGACCCCGACCGCAGCAGAGAAAGGCCCCTGA
- a CDS encoding homocysteine S-methyltransferase family protein: MMPEGNAVAVRQRDVVPRLGDGEDVVRRRYHREKTRYEGTPMRAPFLKRLEMPRPLLLDGATGTELARRGIDLNVPSWTAGVIHDQPEVLRQIHRDYVEAGTEIVTAYTFRTHARNLESLGLAHQARELTLRAVEIAREACKEKAYVAGCVAPLEDCYSPQLTPDIDQLRREHAHMAGFLAEAGVDVILIETQVTIREAVIAAEAAQATGLPFCVSFVCGRSGDLLSGETLVDAWRALASLSPAVFLVNCLPGEEVLSALSPLMANDGGPRLGAYANTGRLLPGGVWEATSGVLPAVYAGYARAWIESGLRVIGGCCGTTPEHISAIRACL, encoded by the coding sequence ATGATGCCGGAAGGCAACGCGGTTGCGGTTCGGCAGCGCGATGTTGTGCCCCGTTTAGGCGACGGTGAAGATGTGGTCCGCAGGCGATACCATCGAGAAAAAACTCGATATGAAGGGACGCCGATGCGGGCGCCGTTTCTGAAACGGCTGGAAATGCCGCGACCGTTGCTGCTGGATGGCGCCACCGGGACCGAACTCGCCCGGCGCGGCATCGATCTCAACGTCCCCTCCTGGACGGCAGGCGTCATTCACGATCAGCCAGAGGTGTTGCGGCAGATTCACCGGGATTATGTCGAGGCGGGTACCGAGATCGTCACGGCGTATACGTTCCGGACTCATGCCAGAAATCTGGAATCGCTGGGTCTTGCACATCAGGCAAGAGAACTGACGTTACGAGCGGTTGAGATTGCCCGGGAGGCCTGCAAGGAGAAAGCGTACGTCGCTGGCTGCGTCGCCCCGCTGGAAGACTGCTACTCGCCTCAATTGACGCCGGACATTGACCAATTGCGACGCGAGCATGCCCACATGGCCGGCTTTCTTGCAGAAGCTGGCGTGGACGTGATTCTCATTGAAACCCAGGTGACGATTCGCGAAGCGGTGATCGCGGCTGAAGCGGCCCAGGCGACGGGACTGCCGTTCTGCGTGAGTTTCGTCTGTGGGCGCTCAGGCGATTTGCTGTCTGGCGAAACCCTTGTAGATGCCTGGCGAGCGCTGGCGAGCTTGTCGCCGGCGGTGTTTCTGGTGAACTGCCTGCCGGGTGAAGAGGTGCTTTCGGCCCTGTCTCCGTTGATGGCGAATGACGGCGGGCCGCGGCTGGGGGCATACGCCAACACCGGAAGGCTATTGCCAGGCGGTGTTTGGGAAGCAACTTCAGGCGTTTTACCGGCAGTTTACGCCGGATATGCACGAGCCTGGATTGAATCTGGATTGCGTGTGATCGGGGGGTGTTGCGGCACGACGCCTGAGCACATATCTGCAATCCGTGCTTGTCTTTAG
- a CDS encoding branched-chain amino acid aminotransferase produces the protein MNACLTNLINDEAGFIVSAELVLISTIAVLGMIVGLSEVALNVNNELEDVGSAFANIKQSYKIDCSSSHKAQMFGSSNWDQADFCDGQFDVN, from the coding sequence ATGAACGCTTGCCTGACCAACCTGATCAACGACGAAGCCGGTTTTATTGTCTCTGCTGAACTGGTCCTGATCTCGACCATCGCCGTCCTGGGCATGATCGTCGGACTCAGCGAAGTAGCCCTGAACGTCAACAACGAACTCGAAGACGTCGGTTCGGCCTTCGCCAATATCAAGCAGAGCTACAAGATCGACTGCTCCAGCAGCCACAAAGCCCAGATGTTCGGCAGCAGCAACTGGGATCAGGCTGACTTCTGCGACGGCCAGTTCGACGTCAACTGA
- a CDS encoding branched-chain amino acid aminotransferase, whose product MNACLTSLINDEAGFIVSAELVLISTIAVLGMIVGLSEVALNVNNELEDVGSAFANVKQSYKISCSEGHKAQIFGSSNWDQADFCDGQFDVN is encoded by the coding sequence ATGAACGCCTGCCTGACCTCCCTGATCAACGATGAAGCTGGTTTTATTGTCTCTGCTGAACTGGTCCTGATCTCGACCATCGCCGTCCTGGGCATGATCGTCGGACTCAGCGAAGTCGCCCTGAACGTCAATAACGAACTCGAAGACGTGGGCTCCGCCTTCGCCAATGTGAAGCAGAGCTACAAGATCAGTTGCTCGGAAGGCCACAAGGCCCAAATCTTCGGCAGCAGCAACTGGGATCAGGCCGACTTCTGCGACGGCCAGTTTGACGTGAACTGA
- a CDS encoding sigma-54-dependent transcriptional regulator codes for MSSTPPATIRPHGKVVACAKSEASRQHLELAIRRAGYDCVSVGSLQELRVLLLSDIIAAAVIDEPESTADIEVLDAEVRRAEKPTQFILLPSIGQRITPPRSASCDVLDPPLTPERIGRALFSCVARAQLITENIQLRQKLEGRMFDGLVGISEGTRELRSQIHAAADHEQPVLVCGEPGSGKSEVARAIHLTRSGPGQPLLTIRCSLLTSSVIERELLGDATSEGRFGAAAAGTLVFEEIEALTITQQHQLAEIILNNAFPHAGSFIPLQARIIATTSANLRELCMQDKFSSQLLRVLERQTITIKPLRQRMEDLPVLAEHFLQQCSVREGQPIRQLSDEALARLLTYGWPGNARELENVIARCCSLTNAPVIDGTEIEPWLEQNDESTELPGLTLREMERKLIEATFNRFGGNRELTAKALRIGIRTLSGKLREYGYPPRGGPGSNRREERAA; via the coding sequence ATGTCCTCAACACCCCCCGCCACAATTCGACCTCACGGGAAGGTCGTCGCTTGTGCCAAAAGCGAAGCGTCACGACAGCATCTGGAACTGGCAATTCGCCGTGCGGGTTACGACTGCGTGTCAGTCGGCTCGCTGCAGGAATTGCGGGTTCTGCTGCTCAGCGACATCATCGCCGCGGCCGTGATCGACGAGCCTGAATCGACTGCCGACATCGAAGTTCTGGACGCGGAGGTCCGCCGCGCCGAGAAGCCGACGCAGTTCATTCTGCTGCCGTCGATCGGACAGCGGATCACGCCTCCCCGCAGCGCTTCGTGCGACGTGCTCGATCCGCCGCTGACTCCCGAACGCATCGGCCGGGCTCTGTTTTCGTGCGTCGCCCGCGCTCAGTTGATCACCGAGAACATTCAGCTCCGGCAGAAGCTGGAAGGCCGGATGTTTGACGGCCTGGTCGGCATCAGCGAAGGGACTCGCGAACTGCGATCGCAGATTCATGCCGCCGCCGATCACGAACAGCCGGTGCTGGTGTGCGGCGAACCGGGTTCCGGCAAGAGCGAAGTCGCTCGTGCGATTCACCTGACCAGAAGCGGCCCAGGCCAGCCTCTCCTGACGATTCGCTGCAGCCTGCTGACCAGTTCCGTGATCGAACGCGAACTGCTCGGCGACGCCACCAGCGAAGGCCGATTCGGCGCCGCCGCGGCCGGCACGCTGGTCTTTGAAGAAATCGAAGCCCTGACGATTACTCAGCAGCATCAGCTCGCTGAGATCATCCTGAACAATGCGTTTCCGCACGCCGGAAGCTTCATCCCGCTGCAAGCCCGGATCATTGCCACCACATCGGCGAACCTCCGTGAGCTGTGCATGCAGGACAAGTTCTCCTCACAACTGTTGCGGGTGCTGGAACGCCAGACGATCACCATCAAGCCGCTGCGTCAGCGGATGGAAGACCTGCCGGTTCTGGCTGAGCACTTCCTGCAGCAGTGTTCGGTCCGCGAAGGACAGCCGATTCGTCAGCTTTCCGACGAAGCCCTGGCTCGCTTGCTGACCTACGGCTGGCCCGGCAACGCCCGTGAACTGGAAAACGTGATCGCCCGTTGCTGTTCGCTGACGAACGCTCCGGTGATTGACGGTACCGAAATCGAACCCTGGCTCGAACAGAACGACGAATCGACGGAACTCCCCGGCCTGACGCTGCGGGAAATGGAACGCAAGCTGATCGAAGCGACGTTCAACCGGTTCGGCGGAAATCGCGAACTGACCGCCAAGGCCCTGCGAATCGGGATTCGGACCCTGTCCGGCAAGCTCCGCGAATACGGCTATCCGCCGCGCGGCGGCCCAGGTTCAAACCGCCGAGAAGAACGCGCGGCATAG
- a CDS encoding glycosyltransferase family protein: protein MRIVYGCNSQGQGHLSKAAVLVPLLEARGHDVRVISSGHQPPSIYHFRWHRHLPGLPYVLIGGKTDYRKTAEGWFRTLPRTWRALQELQRMVREFQPELIISDFEPLTGSPFLSPGCEVVSMCRQVALLDPDVPLPECENFQRQIAGTMIRIYTMGATRLFGFHYSPASYRCLPPVVREDLLTTPVTAGKHLFIYNYHHTGSGNLQRMLDWSQKRGVPIRAYGFPGEIARGQHGNVLMQPSDRHQMLLDMASCRAAIVTSGVMTPLEAFLLRKPVITVPLEDQWEQYTNAWQMEQAGMAKMSRTWDYDAALELPPPTTDHPYWNWLTTSPQRILDTILQESTSRQTALRRAA, encoded by the coding sequence ATGCGTATCGTCTACGGCTGTAATTCCCAGGGACAGGGGCATCTTTCCAAGGCGGCGGTCCTCGTTCCCCTGCTCGAAGCACGGGGCCACGATGTGCGCGTCATCAGTTCAGGCCACCAGCCCCCGTCGATTTATCACTTCCGCTGGCATCGGCACCTGCCAGGCCTCCCGTATGTGCTGATCGGCGGGAAGACCGACTACCGCAAAACCGCGGAAGGCTGGTTTCGTACCCTCCCTCGAACCTGGCGGGCCCTGCAGGAACTGCAGCGGATGGTGCGGGAGTTTCAGCCGGAACTGATCATTTCCGACTTCGAGCCCCTCACCGGCAGCCCGTTCCTCTCCCCCGGCTGTGAAGTGGTCTCGATGTGCCGGCAGGTGGCCCTCCTCGACCCGGATGTCCCGCTGCCGGAGTGCGAAAACTTTCAGCGGCAGATCGCGGGCACCATGATCCGCATCTATACGATGGGGGCGACGCGGCTGTTCGGCTTCCACTATTCGCCGGCATCGTACCGTTGCCTGCCGCCGGTCGTGCGGGAAGACCTGCTGACGACCCCCGTGACGGCAGGCAAACACCTGTTCATCTACAACTACCATCACACCGGCTCCGGCAACCTGCAGCGGATGCTGGACTGGTCGCAGAAGCGTGGCGTGCCGATTCGGGCCTACGGCTTCCCCGGCGAGATCGCCCGCGGACAGCATGGCAACGTGCTGATGCAGCCCAGCGACCGCCATCAAATGCTGCTCGATATGGCGAGCTGCCGGGCGGCAATTGTCACCAGCGGCGTGATGACCCCGCTGGAAGCGTTTCTGCTGCGAAAGCCGGTAATCACCGTCCCGCTGGAAGATCAGTGGGAGCAGTACACCAACGCCTGGCAGATGGAACAGGCGGGCATGGCGAAGATGTCGCGGACCTGGGACTACGACGCCGCTCTCGAACTCCCCCCGCCGACGACCGACCATCCGTACTGGAACTGGCTCACGACATCGCCCCAGCGGATTCTCGATACGATTCTGCAGGAATCGACGAGCCGCCAGACGGCGTTGAGGCGGGCCGCGTAG
- a CDS encoding FHA domain-containing protein, whose product MIAQLIPVDGSSPIQITRDVTLVGRKRGICDVILQSTSVSKLHCAIAKTDGLLFFRDLGSTNGTKVNGQRVTRGALLPGDELCFANLKFRVHLGPSMAPAVAPERTEQMSTFPRVAGDGNAEFEFAEHGNAMRNPRPRSN is encoded by the coding sequence ATGATCGCGCAGCTCATTCCCGTCGATGGCTCGAGTCCAATACAGATCACTCGCGATGTGACGCTTGTCGGGCGTAAACGCGGTATCTGCGATGTCATTTTGCAGAGTACCAGCGTCTCCAAGCTGCATTGTGCGATTGCAAAAACCGACGGCCTGCTCTTCTTTCGGGACCTCGGCAGCACAAACGGCACGAAGGTCAACGGTCAACGGGTCACCCGTGGCGCGCTGCTGCCGGGCGATGAACTCTGCTTCGCGAACCTGAAATTTCGCGTGCATCTGGGACCGAGCATGGCCCCGGCCGTCGCTCCCGAGCGGACCGAGCAGATGTCGACCTTCCCCCGCGTCGCCGGCGACGGCAATGCCGAATTCGAGTTCGCCGAACACGGCAACGCGATGCGGAATCCCCGCCCTCGCTCAAATTGA